A window of candidate division KSB1 bacterium contains these coding sequences:
- a CDS encoding permease, producing MKKQILFTSVVVAFIAFAWFSYAADIPAGRRALTGLVDFATQMAILLPAAFVLIGLFEVWIKKETVERYFGEKTGFRSYLVAIVLAGITIGGLYVAFPLAYTLYKKGAKLAVIFTYITASGICRIPMTIFEASFLGIKFTLIRFAVSLPLVILTSWGLGYVLQKRGYALKSPGNESLQ from the coding sequence TTGAAAAAACAAATCCTGTTCACAAGCGTGGTGGTTGCTTTTATCGCTTTTGCCTGGTTTTCATATGCAGCGGATATTCCGGCCGGACGCCGTGCGCTTACCGGATTGGTTGATTTTGCAACGCAGATGGCCATTCTGCTGCCGGCCGCATTCGTACTGATCGGATTGTTTGAGGTGTGGATCAAAAAAGAAACCGTGGAGCGTTATTTCGGCGAGAAAACCGGATTCAGATCTTATCTTGTGGCCATTGTTCTGGCCGGAATCACAATCGGCGGACTCTATGTGGCGTTTCCACTGGCGTATACATTGTACAAAAAGGGAGCAAAGCTGGCGGTGATATTTACATACATTACCGCCTCTGGAATCTGTAGAATTCCGATGACCATTTTCGAAGCTTCTTTTCTCGGCATAAAGTTTACCCTGATACGTTTCGCTGTATCACTACCGCTGGTCATTCTGACATCATGGGGGCTCGGATATGTTCTGCAAAAGCGCGGCTATGCGCTGAAATCTCCGGGAAATGAGTCATTGCAGTGA
- a CDS encoding DUF819 family protein has product MTHNDVLISHPYALLAIMMLIPVIFIGLEKKTGWKLFDYFPPIIWIFVAPIVMSSLDVIPNESPVYTNFKAFAVPMFIILMLLDVDIRATMKIALRSMGVVVLGSIGVVIGGMVAFFMLKGQLGPESWRGFGALVGSWIGGTGNMAAVAEAVSTPPTMMGIVVLADTFIFILYFPLLFAAKRWGKPFARFARVTEEQSERTYKAVNDLKQKSKEVNFRDVLTLFGVGFLLIWIVETISGYLPVVPGIFTEKTWEILILTTSGLILATTRFRNVPGTSALSMALVYTYLSMIGAQADIAQAATAPYFMLAGIVCMIVHLLLVVLGARLFKVDIHMAAIASVAAIGGAASAPVVAAYHRKELIPIAILLALVGYALGNYLGLLAAYGCRWMMM; this is encoded by the coding sequence ATGACACACAATGACGTTTTAATTTCGCACCCCTACGCTCTGCTCGCTATCATGATGCTCATTCCGGTTATATTCATCGGGCTTGAAAAAAAGACGGGCTGGAAACTGTTCGATTATTTTCCACCGATAATCTGGATTTTCGTGGCCCCCATCGTCATGAGCAGTCTGGACGTGATTCCCAATGAATCGCCGGTATACACCAATTTCAAAGCTTTTGCCGTTCCCATGTTTATCATTCTCATGCTGCTGGATGTGGACATTCGCGCTACGATGAAAATTGCCCTGCGCAGCATGGGGGTAGTGGTTCTCGGTTCCATCGGCGTGGTCATCGGCGGTATGGTCGCCTTTTTCATGCTCAAAGGGCAGCTCGGTCCCGAGTCCTGGCGCGGATTCGGCGCGTTAGTGGGCAGCTGGATCGGCGGTACCGGTAATATGGCTGCTGTGGCCGAAGCCGTATCCACCCCTCCCACCATGATGGGAATTGTGGTGCTGGCGGACACGTTTATTTTCATTTTGTATTTTCCGCTGCTGTTTGCCGCCAAACGCTGGGGCAAACCGTTTGCACGTTTTGCACGTGTGACGGAAGAACAGTCCGAGCGTACCTACAAGGCGGTCAATGATCTGAAACAAAAATCCAAAGAGGTCAATTTTCGCGATGTACTGACGCTGTTCGGTGTCGGATTTCTGCTGATCTGGATTGTCGAAACAATTTCCGGCTACCTGCCCGTGGTGCCGGGTATTTTTACCGAAAAAACCTGGGAAATCCTGATCCTGACCACATCCGGACTGATTCTCGCCACCACCCGGTTCCGCAATGTTCCGGGCACCAGTGCGCTGTCCATGGCTCTGGTGTATACGTATTTGTCCATGATCGGCGCGCAGGCGGACATTGCGCAGGCGGCAACCGCCCCGTATTTCATGCTGGCGGGCATCGTCTGTATGATCGTCCACCTTTTGCTGGTTGTACTGGGCGCCAGGCTGTTCAAAGTGGATATTCACATGGCCGCCATTGCCAGTGTCGCGGCCATCGGCGGCGCAGCATCCGCTCCGGTGGTTGCAGCCTATCACCGCAAAGAACTAATCCCCATCGCCATACTGCTGGCGCTGGTCGGTTATGCGTTGGGCAATTATCTGGGACTTTTAGCGGCGTACGGATGCCGCTGGATGATGATGTAG